In the genome of Chloroflexota bacterium, the window TGAACGAGATCCGCAGGATGCGGGCGTCCGGCCGACCGCTCGACTGGATGGTGACCGGCACGCTGCTCAGGACCGTGTTCCCCGCGAGGTCGGTCGCCCGGATCACGAAGGTGTAGACGCCGTCTGGCAGCGGACGGTCCTTGTTCGAGCCGTCCCAGACCTCGCGGTACTCGCCCGGCTCGAGCAGCTCCTGGGTGCCGACGTAGACGCGCTGTCCCTCGGCGTTTGTCGCATAGGCGAATACCCGCGAGCGCTCCGTCAGCCGATAGGTGATGGTCGCCACGTCGTCCACGCCGTCGAAGTTCGGGGTCAGCACGGCCGGGTAGACGGCCAGCCGCTCGACGGCCGGGATCTCGGTGTCCGCGCGCTCAACCTGCAGGTCAAACGAAGCGCTCTCCAAGCGGCCGGTCGCGTCCTGCGCGGACAGCAGCAGCCGGTACGATCCGTCGCGCAGCACGCGCCGCTCGCCGGAGCGGTCCGTCAGCGGGATCGTGCCGTCGAAGGCGTGGACGTACGCCCCGGCAGCCGGACGCGGCTCGTCCTTGAGCAGATCGACCGCCGAGCCGTCTGGCAGGGCCACTGACAGCGACACCTGGGCCGCCCGGCTGAGCGTGTAGGCCAGATCGACGCGGTCGGTCGTAGACGGCGTGAGGCTGCCGCGCGATACGCTGCTGGACGCCAGCAGCCGGCCGCCGTCGCCGCACCCGAGCACGGCCAGCAGCAGCGCGACCAGCGCGAGGAGGGTAGCCCTCCGAGGCTTGCGGAGGCCCTCACGCTCGATCAAGCGCTCACCCCACCACGCGCGGGATCAGCTCGCGCGTGATCAGATCGACGTGCTCCTCCTCGGGGGCCGGCACGATCTGCAGGTAGAAGCGCTCCGCGCCCGCCTCGGCGTACGCGCGGAGCCGTTCGGCAGCCTGCTCGACACTCCCGAAGGTCATCCCGCGCCCCTGCTGCTCGGCCACCCAGTCCTCGACGGTCCCGGACAGACCGGCGTGC includes:
- a CDS encoding gliding motility-associated C-terminal domain-containing protein, translated to MIEREGLRKPRRATLLALVALLLAVLGCGDGGRLLASSSVSRGSLTPSTTDRVDLAYTLSRAAQVSLSVALPDGSAVDLLKDEPRPAAGAYVHAFDGTIPLTDRSGERRVLRDGSYRLLLSAQDATGRLESASFDLQVERADTEIPAVERLAVYPAVLTPNFDGVDDVATITYRLTERSRVFAYATNAEGQRVYVGTQELLEPGEYREVWDGSNKDRPLPDGVYTFVIRATDLAGNTVLSSVPVTIQSSGRPDARILRISFTPRRLMLGDEVTVEAVVRNVGTVPLRTGGPAPGYTYSSFDNFASIEQHGLIDRLGVWRIGVDWAGSPTASGSKYPYRWGLGTDLQPGAETTVTGRIRMEHGPNLDRMVGPPQNRFFLYGGLIHEGIAFQDDKLGGTWIEVGY